The segment ACGTCGGGACGATGTTCCTGATGATCATCTTCAGTCTCTGGCTCATGGTCGGGCCTTGGGGGCGTCTCAAACTCGGCAAACCTCACGAGGATCCCGAGTTCGGGTTGATTTCGTACTTTTCAATGATGTTCTCAGCCGGAATCGCGGCAGGTATTGTGTTTTGGGGTCCTGCAGAGGCGCTAGAACACTACACAACGGTCCCACCGCTCGTCGGAGCGGAACCACAGTCTGCGGCGGCGGCAGTGGGCGCAATCCAGTACACTCTCTTCCATTGGGGGATTGCGTACTGGGTGCCATATCTCATCGTGGCAATTCCCATCGCGTACTACGCATTCCGCGAGGACGCCCCGATGCGGGTCTCGACGCTCATTGCGCCATTCATCGGCATCGACAATCTCGATGGGTTGCTGGCCAAAGCGATCGACGTGATGGCGGTATTCGCGACCATCGGCGGCATCGCAACGACCCTCGGGTTCGTAGGCAGGCAGTTCCTGACCGGACTAACTTACAATTTCGGCATGTCGCTCGGGGATACTGGAACGGTACTCGTGATCACAGGGCTGACGGTCGCGTTTACCGTCTCGGTTGCACTCGGTGTGAAGGAGGGAATCGCCCGGATTTCACGATTCAACATGGCTGTGTTCGCCGTCCTGACGGTCGTGACATTCCTCCTAGGACCGACCAACTACATCATGAACACCGGTCTTCAGGCGGTAGGGAACTACTTCGTCGAGTTCCTCCGAATGGCACTGTACACGAACGCGACGGGTACCGGAGAATGGGTCGGTAACTGGACCGTCTTCTACTGGGCCTGGGTGTTTTCTTGGGCTCCGTTCGGTGGACTGTTCGTCGCTCGTATCTCACGCGGTCGGACGGTTCGTCAGGTGGTCGCAACAGCGGTAATCGGTGCCACCGCGTCGACTACTCCGTGGTTCTTGACGATGGGCGGCAGCGCTATCTTCTTCGAGCGAAACGGCATCGCGCCGATGCTATCGATGGTCGCTGAATACGGCGTCTCTGTCTCTGGCTTCCCACTGTTCGGCGCGCTCCCGCTTGGCGGAGTGCTCTCGGTAGTGTTTATGCTTCTCGTCGTGACGTTCTTTATTACGTCGGCCGACTCCTCAACGCTTGCACTCGGGATGCTCACAACGGGCGGCAAACAGCATCCCTCGACCGTCAACCGCGTCATCTGAGGCGGGCTAATGGGCGGACTTGCGTCGCTACTCATCGTTGGTGGCGGAATCGACGCCCTCCGCTCATCGGCTATCATCACCGGCTTTCCGTTCGCCATCATCTCGGTCGTCGCAATTATTGGGATGGGACGGGAGTTCCAGCAGGTCGCTCCGTTGCTCTCCGGCAACGACGACTCGGCCGTCGCCGAGGAAACCGGTTCGGCTACTCCTACTCGAACAAGCGTGAGCGTAGACGACGACTGAGGGCAGTCGAAGATGATGCTCAGTGGGCCTGAGTGTGTCAGCTTCCTCCCACGGCTAAAACCGTAGGCTTCCGTCTTGCTATTCTTGTGATTTAGATAACTCTACGAATCCTAGAACGGATTATCAGCCGTCTCTACGTCTACGATAAAGCAAAGGGACGATGGGAACTGCACTTGGTGTGCAAACACGAAGTTGAGACTCCCGCCGTCCCCGGCAACGAGACGGCGGGTGTTGACCTCGGTATTTGTAACTTCGCGGCGGTCGCATACAGCACCGAGGAAGCTGACCTGTACCCCGGAAACCGTCTGAAACAGGACGGGTACTACTTCCCAAAGGAAATCGCTAAGTGCGACGATTCTGGTGGTGAACGGGCCACTCGTCTTCACAAGAAGTGGTCGGAGCGCCGAACCCACTTCTTCCACTCCTTAGCGAAGCACATCGTAGAACGGTGTGTCGAGCAAGAAGTTGGCCAAATCAACATCGGGAAACTCGCTGGTGTCCGCGAGGACGAAAACGGCGACTCGAAGAACTGGGGTAAACACGGCAACCTCGACTTGCATGGATGGGCGTTCGACAGGTTCTCGAACATCCTCGAATACAAGGCGAAGGTTGAGGGCATCGAAGTCGTAGAAGTGTCAGAGCGTGACACGAGTAAGACGTGTTGCGTGTGCGGTACGAAGGATGAGGGTCAGCGTGTTGAGCGTGGCCTATACGTGTGTGAGGAACACGACGATGTGTTCAACGCTGACGTGAACGGGGCGGAGAACATCCGTCTCGACATCGACGAAAGTAACTCCGAGTCTTCGGCCAGTTTGGACGAGGATAGGAGTACCGGCTGGTTGGCACAGCCCGGAGTCTACCTTCATGACCTCTCCCGAGGATTCCAACCTCGGTCAGAGGTGGTAGACTCCAAACCCTAATATCCCAATCCAGCGGCGCGGTGCCGTGGGATTCCCGCGTCTTCAGGCGCGGGAGGATGTCAATCTTCAGTCTGAGGCGTGGTGAGAGTGGGAAAGAACCGTGCCCGTTGTTGAGACGAGAGGTAACGAACGCTGGATGGATCACCCCGGAGTGCCGCTGTAAACGTCTGTCCGAGAGTCGTTCCAACGGGTCCGCGCCACACCCCACGTTGCCGCTGTAAGACCTCGGGAAGCAGCCTCAGACCCAAGAAATCACGTGGTTCCGAATAACTCGGGTCAATATCGTCTGTGGTCCCATCAATAACTTTATTAACCTATGTGTCGTTCGTTACCGTACTACACTTTTGGCATACTAAGACGCCATAGCATTTTGGCGTCGAAGACATGAACTGCTACTTATCTCTTTACTGTCTCTCCTGTGATATCGCCCGGTAGACGATGGTTCCGAGACAATTATCAACAGCATCCTTTCCTTCATGTCGAGGTCATACGGGATTCGTGTTTACAGCGGCAACGTGGGGTGTGGGACAGCCGTCGATCCCGGGTTTACAGCGGCAATGAGGGGTCTGATATCAGGCTGGGATTCCCAAATCGTGGGCAAACCCCGGCCATATTGCCGAAATTCATCGGGTGAACTGGAATAAGCGACGTTTACAGCGGCAAGCCGGTGCCGAAGATTGATATAGATTGCCCGAGTGGAACGTCCCATGAGCGATACGGAGTCATTCTTCGGGGACCCCGATCCGATCTTTGCAGATAAGGAACTCCTCCGTGTGAGTCATCTCCCCGAAGGTGACCGTATTATTGGTCGGAAAGAGGAACTCAGCAACCTCGCGAACGCGATCAAGGACGCCCAACGCGGAGGGACGCCGAACAACGTGTTGATCTACGGGAAGACAGGCACCGGAAAGAGTCTCTGTTCAAAGTACATCACGCAGGATTTGACCGAAGCCGCCACTGAGAATGACGTTAACGTCTACGTCGCGTACGTCGATTGTTTTCAAGATTCCACCGAGACACAGACCGTCCGCACGATCGCCGAGTCGTTCAACGATCCCGATGAGACGGACATAACAGTCCCGGCATCTGGTGTCTCGACGTCCGACTACTACCGTCGGCTCTGGAAAATTCTCGACGCCCGCCTGGACGTCGGGATCATCATCCTCGACGAAATCGACAAGCTCGAAGACGATAACGTCCTCATGCAACTCTCGCGCGCGGCCGAAGCCGGGAAGGTGGACGACAGCACGCTCGGCATCATCGGGATCAGCAACAAAATCCGCTACAAGGAATCGCTCAACGAGCGCGTCAAATCAAGCCTCTCCGAGCGCGATTTCGTGTTCCCGCCGTACGACGCGAATCAACTCCGCGAGATTCTCTCATCGCGGGCGGACGCGTTCCGAGAGGGTGTTCTGGATGACGAGGTGATCCCGAAGGTGGCCGCCCTCGCAGCGAAAGAACACGGTGACGCCCGGAAGGCAATCGACATTCTTCGGTACGCTGGGGAGATCGCCGACGAACACGGTGACGACCACGTCCGCGCCGAGTACGTCGATGAAGCCCACGAACGCGAAGAAGAGGCACGGCTCGCCGAACTCATCGGGAAGCAACCCGAACACTCGAAGTATCTGCTTCAAGCACTCGCTCTCCAGATGCAACAATCGAGTGAACCCAACGCTATGATCCCCTCGAAGCAGGTCTATTCAGCGTATAAAGTCGTCTGTGAACGCGAGGGGACTGACCCGCTCAAAATCCGTCGTGTCCGCGACCTCCTCTCCGAGTTGGCGTTTCTCTCACTGATCGAGCAGGACCGGAAGGGTCGGGGGAAGGGGAAGGGCGCTCATACAGTGAACCAGCTTGTCGATGCGCCCGAACTTGTCGTCGAAGCGTGTAAATCAGCGTGAATTTGAAAATAACAAGTATGTTATCTGTTCAATCTGACCTGTTGAAATAATCTGAGATTGATACGCTTTCGCGGTTGTCTCGGGATTGCCATGCTTGAGGTTTCTCTTCCGTGAAATTGTGGATTTTCGCTGTTTTGCTGTCTCTCTCTTCGACTTTCCCCACCCTCGTCTTCCCAATTTCATATCGACACGGGGTGTGGGGTTCGACTTTTTGTGAATCATTTTAACCAACAGCTCACTCTAAGCGACTCTTCTGTTGGTTAATCTTACTCCCTATTCGCGAACGCTGTCAACTCCGTCACTCGTGTCTCCGCAAATATCTCTTTAGGGTCGAACACCGGACAAACCGTGGGCCGGCGTGTCAGAAGACGGGTCTTCTGGCACTGTCTAGTTAGGCCAGTTTGAGAAGCGAGCAGTTCGTAGATCTAGTGCTTTGCTCGACCTAGAACTGCTCACAGAGTCGTTGGAAACGGCGAATTATGAATGTTGGGAGCGTGAGCGGACGGCGACGTCCCAAACTCGCTTCGCGAGTTTGTGGGCTCGAAAGCCGCGATGCATCTTTCGAACGTTAACGAGACGCGTTGCGCCTCGTTCGCACACCAAACATCTTCGATTTCTGGGGACGCTGATTCGGAACATCCCGGTCCTACTTCTTCGAGACCGCGAGAAAAAATGTTCCACGCCGGACATTCCATAGCTGTTCGGACGGTCGGCGCTATTTTCAATATATGGTGTCCGAGTCATTCACCACACAGCCATCGGAGAATGCTGACCAGTGGGAGACGGGCGCGTTTCACCGAACGCAGTTCTACTCTAGAAGCGCCAGCAATTGAGTGACGTAGGGGCTGTTCTCCCAACTCCGATGCGGGCTGATCGTCTCGATGAGCGTCCGTGCCTCTTCGTAGGTCATGTGGTCGTTGCGGGCGTAATCACAGAGCAACCGTGGTGTCGGGACGATACGCGGGCCCTGTAGGACTGCATGGATGAGCGCAAAGTTCGTTCCGCCGAACTCATCGGTGAGAAATCCGTCGACACCGAGCGCGTTCGCGAGCACGATGCCGTCGGTTTCGCCGTCATCAAGGCCGAATGTCGGTCGCGACTCGGGTGTGTCGACTCGCTCATAGGGGTCGTCCACTGTGTAGTGGGTGCGAGCGGCGAGAACGTTGGATGCTGCAGCGCCGTGGATGTCCTGATATTGGGCCATGTTACGGAGCTCTGTAACGACTTCCGGTGGAACGGAGACGTCACACGAGGTGAGGAGATACTGGAGGGGATCCGGAGCGGTGTCAGTGTCGTCGGCTGCGTCGGCTCGTGGGACGGCGAGACTGACCAGCGTACTCGTGTCGGCGACGACTGTCCGCAGCCGCGGTCTACTCATCGTTCGTCGCTGTCCGTCGTATCTACCGTCGTCACGTCGTCACCGTAGATGTCGACGTCAGTGGGCGCAGCGAGATCGAACGGTTCGCTCTCGAAATCAGCTTTGAGGAGTCGGAGCCGCTGGGCGGTCTCGGCGCCAACCAGCTGCTTGACTGTCTCGAACTCGAGTTGGTCGTCGTAGTACTTCGTTGCCACCAGCTCTTGGAACGTTTCGCTGTCGGCTGTCTCGTCGATGTACTCGCGAATCGCCTCGACGAGGACGTCCGTCCGGTCTTTGTCGAAGAGGTCCGCAATTGCATCGAGACGCTCGACGAGGTACTCTGGGGACTGGAAGTGGACCCGCCGGGGTTTGTCATTCGCGCTCATTCTATGTGCAAGTTCTGCACACAGACGGATAACGATTTCGGCATATGCACCTGACTTGCACATAGATGCAAGAACGATCTTTGAACGGGCCATTCTGCGCTACTATGTGGCGTCACGAACAAGACACTCGTCGATATCTTGCCTTCGGTACGTTGTGAGCCCACCAAGACTACAGCGGACACATAGGTATGACATCCTCCCCGACGTGAACGCCGGGGTTTCCTCAAAAGCGCCGTTGAGACTACCGAGGTAGATAGTAGGCCGATTCAAGTCTACAGAGATATGTTAGAAGAACTGGAAGACGAGACCGACTAAAGAAGTTTGAGCCTCTCGGCGTCGCACAGGTCCTATCAACTATCAATCTCCATTTTAGACTATTTCTCCGACCTAGTGAATATATGTTCCAGCAGCTTGTAGATCTTGGTATGCCAGCCAACGAAGAAGAGAACCGCGACAATCGGACACGAGGAGAACGAGTCCGGAGTGCCGGTCGGACACTCCACCACCCTCGGTCAGCGTCATGGGTGGCCGACGAAACCGGTGTCTCCACGAAAACCGCTCAGAAATACCTTGACCAGCTCGTCGAAGACAATGTCCTTCGAAAAACCGACCGAGGAGACCAAACGCTGTACTGTATCGATCAACTCATGGCGAAATACCGAGAGGTAGCAGAACTCCAGCGAGCTCATTCCCGCGAAGAACTCACCGATGCCCTCGAGACCATGCGGAATAAAATCACAGACTGGAAACAAACGTACGGCGTGGAGGCACCCGGGGAACTCAGAGCAAGCATCGCAGACGTCAAGGATGCAGCAGAGAGTGAGACCCGGCGTGACATCGCGAAAGAATGGGAACACCTCACCAACCGTATCCCAGTAGTGAGAGCCGCACTCAACGAATACGACTGGGCTGACGACCCAGACCCCATCTCGACGTGAACACATGGGGCTCTCAGGCGACATCGATAGGCAAGTCTACCGGGAATTAAAAGACATCCTCCAACGATACCCCACCGTCACTGCAGTCACATACGAACCCGATAGCATAATCAAGACCTCGATACGTGCAACAATAGACTCCAACCGGGTTAGCTCTCCGACCGGCCCAGAGTCACCAACTCTCGATGTCGAGTGGCGATTCGATAAAGAGGGACAACAGTATCGCATTCACTACGCAGATCCGAATACAGGACTCAGTTGTGGGTGATATCGTGACGATGACCACCCAGACCTCGGCCCAGTCCACTTTCAATACTCTCTGGCAGACTCCGAGGAGACACATCATAAACCAGCGGAAATAGAGGCGAACGTCCCTTCAGAAATTCTGTGGGAAACACTTGATACCCTCTTCTCCGAGACTCTCCCCGAACTGATCTCCAGTCAGAATCGCTAGTCCTCGAAACGAGAGCGTCTCCTATAGTAGTGTCTACAAGCCATCACATACTCGACCGCACGACGGCATACGGTCGGATGAGTACACAGTTGCAGACACTACTATAATGTGTCTCTGCTCGATTCCAACGGCATCTGTTGCGTTTCTCTTTCGGTACTACAGGTCAGGATTAATTGCGGTCTCTCTCAACCGAACCTTCATATCAAAGAAGACTACATTCTCTGTATCGATATGGGAAAGGGAATGCCACTACTGCGGGACGAGTCTCGAAGAAGAAGGACTCAGCACCCGCTGTAACTACTGTCGCGAACGAGTCTGTGGCGACCACCGACTCCCCGAAAAACACGACTGCCCTGGCCTCTACTACCAAAAACAATCCACCGACTCAACTCGAAAATCCTCTTCGCGACGACCAAGCAGGTCACGGACGCCTCCGAAACCCACTTTCGAGCAGTCAAAGAAAACAGGCCAGAGCCGGCCCTCCCGAACACAGCGTGGCTCGGGGTCGTCAAGAGCACCTGGGAAGACTCCGAAAAAACGGGTATGAGGGGACCTGATGTTAATCCCGATGGAAGTATCAACCCCCGATCGCACCAGACCCCAAGAAAACCCTCGTTCGACGAAGCGGGCTCAAAGTCGCCAGTGGTGACTCGTCGTCGGATCGTCGGTGGTCTCTTCACAACACTCCTCGGTGCCATCGGCGCCGTCCAAACCGGCGTGATCGACTCCCCGGTCGACCTCCCTGGTGTCGACATCCCGAATCTCAATACTGGCGGACAGGGCAGTGAGACCAGTGGTGGTGCGTCGACGTCGACGACCGAAACAAGCGAAACTGGCAGTGGTGGTGGGGATTGTTCGGGGAAGACCTTGACGCTCAACGGGTTCAAGAGTTCGTTCACGACGCCGTGAACGCACGGCGGTCCGAAGAAGGCGTCAGTACCCTCCAGTACAGCGCAGACTTGCAGGAGGTCGCTGTCTCCCATTCTGAGGATCTGGCTGAGGAGGAGTATTTCGCGCACGACTCTCCAAGTGGTGAGACAATGGAAGATCGGTACGAGCAGTTCGGTATCGACTGTCGACTCAGTGGGGAGAACATCGTGCAGACGTGGTACAAAGAACGCGTCCGAACTGACGACGGCGAACAGTATTACGATACGAACAAGGCCCTCGCTGAAGGGATCTTGACGCAATGGATGAACTCGCCGGGGCTTGAACTATAGATGAGGTTGATGTCTCTCGGTTAATCAGAAATACGCGAGGAGTGTAAGTGATACTAATTCACAAGGGCAGGAATAGTAGATAAAATATGACCCAATCGGGATGCGAGAGTGCGACCACGGCTCGGGGCAGACGGTTCCATGAGGCGCCATCGGAGCGTTACGAGCCGTGGTCGCTGCGTTGGGACAGGAACGGACCCCGGAGATTCGACTCACGAGGAACAGAAGGCATTACAGGAATATACTTGTAACAGGACACTCGTTTCCAAGGCAGTGTATCTAACAGGGTGACAACAACGACGGGTCGGTCGGGTTTCCAGCCGACGCGAGCCGTAGTACCGCGGTCGGGCGACGGTCAATCGCTGTCCCGCGTGCGGGTCAGAACCCAAGCTAACCGGGAATCTATACTGCGCGCGTCAAGTTCCCACCGATCCCGGACACTTGTTGTGATAAAACTGGTGAGAAACTCCACGGGTTTTCACCACCTAACCCCACGTAGCACTGTGGAGTACGAAATCGAGGGCGGTGAATCTGTCAGTATGGCCGTTGTACGCGCGGTGAGCGCAGTCGAAGGTCGCAAACCGTGCTTCCTCCGAACGCTGACGGACGTTCTCGACCCGGATGCGTTAGATGCGTTGTGTGCCCTGCAGTACGACGGAACATCTCGAACGGGTGGACGCGTCTCGTTCGTTTACAGCGGCTGCTACGTCACGGTTGACAACGGCGAGTATCTCACTGTTCAACTGCTCGAAGACCGTCTCTACGACGAATCTGATCCAGAACCTACCGACAGACGGGTGAGCCGATGACTGCGTCTCTGCGGCTTACTGCTTGGGATCATGAACGGTCAACAACCCTTGAGCCATGAGTCGCCGGGCGATTACGACGAGGCCGTTCCCGAACCCTTCCCCGAAGATCGCTTGTTCCTCTTTGCTGCCGGGCATGATCGAACTCACGAGGATCGTCGACCGGTCTGTCAGGAGCAGTCGGCCGATAGCCGTCTCGTTTTCAGTGGCGTTCTCGCCGTGCAACCACTCCAACCCGGAGATGAACGTTCTAGCGTTCGGTACGGTCGCTTGGATCTGGTCTTGGAGCGACTCCGTCAACGCTCCAATGAGAAGGTCGACTCCGTTGCCAACGTCGTTGAGGCTGGCAACGAGATCCTTCGTCAAGAGCGACTCGTCGCCGACGACCAGAACGATCTCCTCGGACGCCTCCTTGATGAGCTGATTCGTCCGATTTTCTATCCCGTCTCGCCCGGACATCGCCCAGACCTGCTGGACGGGCGTCTCGTCGTCTTCGTCGACGATTTCGATCGTATCCAGCGCATCGTGGAGTCGCTCGACGCGGGCCTCGTACTGGTCGCGCAGGGTCTCCGTCGCCTCATCGAGCGGAACAGCCCGGAACTGCTGCGGGCTCGAATGCTGAATCTCGACCAGACCTTGCGCCTCCAGCACCCGAATCGCATCGTACACCCGCGTTCGGGGAACCTCCGTCGCCTCACTCAACTGCTTTGCCGTTCCCGCGTGGAGGCGAGATAAGCCGACGAAGCAGCGCGCCTCGTATTCTTTCAAGCCGAGCTGTTGGAGAACCTCGACCGCTTCGTCCAAACTATCAGTAGTATTTATGTGTCCCAACCTCACGGGGTACTCCCCAGTGATTGTCTGATGATTCACCCCCAATACGGATAGGTATTGTCACCCAATTCGTGACGGGAATCGACGGGAGAACGTGATACGACCCCTCTGACGGTCCGACGTCGGTGTCCGACCGACGCCTCTGCTCCGCTCCGATGGTCATCGTGATATCTGGGTGCCGCTTCGACTACTATCGAACGGGTCGTAGAGTTCTCCGCGAGTGCAGACGACGAACTCTCGCGCTACGAGACGTTCGATGTAGTCGCCTCAGATGTGCTTCCCGGTTACCGGTCTGTCGGCGGGTAGTGAGTCCAGTATCGACTCAACCCGATTGTCGGGCTGATACCGGACGATTCTGCGTTCGCGATCGTATTCGACGACACCCTGCTCCGCTAACTTCGGCAGTGAGATGTGGGAGAGATGGATTGTGAGTTGTTCTCGGTCCATACTTCGGTCGTCGGACTGCAGTTCGTCACCGTGCATTCGATCTACGAGGTCGTCGATTACCGTTTTACCAGCGGTTTCGTGCCGTAACTGCTGAATGAGCCGTCGCCGGTGACGATCAGCGACGAGTTGCAGACAGTCGTCGAGGTCTTGTCCCCTCATAGTAGACGTATCGACTACTCGTCTGATAAACAGATAACCTCTTCACGCCAGGATACTTTTTTTATTATGTGAATTACAGGTCGGTCAGGAGATAGCCGAGGACGGTGTCGGTAGAACCGGTTCCGCACTCCG is part of the Halogeometricum sp. S1BR25-6 genome and harbors:
- a CDS encoding RNA-guided endonuclease TnpB family protein, encoding MTLRILERIISRLYVYDKAKGRWELHLVCKHEVETPAVPGNETAGVDLGICNFAAVAYSTEEADLYPGNRLKQDGYYFPKEIAKCDDSGGERATRLHKKWSERRTHFFHSLAKHIVERCVEQEVGQINIGKLAGVREDENGDSKNWGKHGNLDLHGWAFDRFSNILEYKAKVEGIEVVEVSERDTSKTCCVCGTKDEGQRVERGLYVCEEHDDVFNADVNGAENIRLDIDESNSESSASLDEDRSTGWLAQPGVYLHDLSRGFQPRSEVVDSKP
- a CDS encoding Cdc6/Cdc18 family protein; this encodes MSDTESFFGDPDPIFADKELLRVSHLPEGDRIIGRKEELSNLANAIKDAQRGGTPNNVLIYGKTGTGKSLCSKYITQDLTEAATENDVNVYVAYVDCFQDSTETQTVRTIAESFNDPDETDITVPASGVSTSDYYRRLWKILDARLDVGIIILDEIDKLEDDNVLMQLSRAAEAGKVDDSTLGIIGISNKIRYKESLNERVKSSLSERDFVFPPYDANQLREILSSRADAFREGVLDDEVIPKVAALAAKEHGDARKAIDILRYAGEIADEHGDDHVRAEYVDEAHEREEEARLAELIGKQPEHSKYLLQALALQMQQSSEPNAMIPSKQVYSAYKVVCEREGTDPLKIRRVRDLLSELAFLSLIEQDRKGRGKGKGAHTVNQLVDAPELVVEACKSA
- a CDS encoding DUF7342 family protein, whose product is MPANEEENRDNRTRGERVRSAGRTLHHPRSASWVADETGVSTKTAQKYLDQLVEDNVLRKTDRGDQTLYCIDQLMAKYREVAELQRAHSREELTDALETMRNKITDWKQTYGVEAPGELRASIADVKDAAESETRRDIAKEWEHLTNRIPVVRAALNEYDWADDPDPIST
- a CDS encoding AN1-type zinc finger domain-containing protein produces the protein MCLCSIPTASVAFLFRYYRSGLIAVSLNRTFISKKTTFSVSIWERECHYCGTSLEEEGLSTRCNYCRERVCGDHRLPEKHDCPGLYYQKQSTDSTRKSSSRRPSRSRTPPKPTFEQSKKTGQSRPSRTQRGSGSSRAPGKTPKKRV
- a CDS encoding CAP domain-containing protein, whose translation is MFGEDLDAQRVQEFVHDAVNARRSEEGVSTLQYSADLQEVAVSHSEDLAEEEYFAHDSPSGETMEDRYEQFGIDCRLSGENIVQTWYKERVRTDDGEQYYDTNKALAEGILTQWMNSPGLEL
- a CDS encoding HalOD1 output domain-containing protein, producing the protein MEYEIEGGESVSMAVVRAVSAVEGRKPCFLRTLTDVLDPDALDALCALQYDGTSRTGGRVSFVYSGCYVTVDNGEYLTVQLLEDRLYDESDPEPTDRRVSR
- a CDS encoding TrmB family transcriptional regulator is translated as MNTTDSLDEAVEVLQQLGLKEYEARCFVGLSRLHAGTAKQLSEATEVPRTRVYDAIRVLEAQGLVEIQHSSPQQFRAVPLDEATETLRDQYEARVERLHDALDTIEIVDEDDETPVQQVWAMSGRDGIENRTNQLIKEASEEIVLVVGDESLLTKDLVASLNDVGNGVDLLIGALTESLQDQIQATVPNARTFISGLEWLHGENATENETAIGRLLLTDRSTILVSSIMPGSKEEQAIFGEGFGNGLVVIARRLMAQGLLTVHDPKQ
- a CDS encoding DUF7344 domain-containing protein; amino-acid sequence: MRGQDLDDCLQLVADRHRRRLIQQLRHETAGKTVIDDLVDRMHGDELQSDDRSMDREQLTIHLSHISLPKLAEQGVVEYDRERRIVRYQPDNRVESILDSLPADRPVTGKHI